A window of Diospyros lotus cultivar Yz01 chromosome 14, ASM1463336v1, whole genome shotgun sequence contains these coding sequences:
- the LOC127791202 gene encoding probable purple acid phosphatase 20 isoform X1: protein MEMAAGSQFVICAFAGILLLLCCGGGVLSYDRPPPRQTRFVPSPENLGSASPQQVHISLVGSDRMRISWITDEETPSTVRYGSSPGVYDSSANGTSSSYRYLMYQSGEIHDVVIGPLKPNTVYHYRCGSDSDPELCFKTPPAQFPINLAIVGDLGQTDWTSSTLQHISESNYDVLLLPGDLSYADMVQPLWDSFGRLVAPLASRRPLMVTQGNHEIEKIPLLHSQAFTAYNSRWRMPFENSGSESNLYYSFDVSGVHVVMLGSYTDFSAGSEQYRWLQAELGKVDRRKTPWLVALVHAPWYNSNTAHQGERESDEMKAAMEKLIYGARVDVVFAGHVHAYERFARVYKGESNICGPVYINIGDGGNREGLANKYIDPQPRISVVREASFGHGQLQVVNASHALWTWHRNHDDEPVAADSAWLINLTSLPSCN, encoded by the exons ATGGAAATGGCCGCCGGCTCGCAGTTCGTCATCTGCGCGTTTGCCGGAATATTGTTGCTCCTCTGCTGCGGCGGTGGCGTTCTTTCGTATGACCGGCCGCCGCCTCGCCAAACCCGGttcgtcccatcgccggaaaaCCTCGGCTCTGCTTCTCCCCAACAG GTGCACATATCTCTGGTGGGCAGCGACCGGATGAGAATTTCGTGGATTACCGACGAAGAGACGCCGTCGACGGTGAGATACGGCTCTTCTCCCGGCGTCTATGATTCTTCAGCAAACGGGACGTCGTCGTCTTACCGTTATCTGATGTATCAGTCTGGTGAAATACACGATGTGGTGATCGGTCCATTGAAGCCAAACACAGTGTATCACTATCGCTGTGGCTCCGACTCCGACCCCGAGCTCTGCTTCAAGACGCCGCCGGCTCAATTTCCGATCAATCTAGCTATCGTCG GCGATCTAGGGCAGACAGACTGGACGAGCTCAACTCTCCAACACATTTCAGAATCAAACTACGACGTGCTACTCCTTCCCGGCGACTTGTCCTACGCCGACATGGTCCAGCCGCTGTGGGACTCCTTCGGCCGGCTGGTCGCCCCACTGGCGAGCCGCCGCCCCTTGATGGTGACTCAGGGCAACCACGAGATCGAGAAGATCCCGCTCCTCCATTCCCAAGCCTTCACAGCCTATAACTCGCGGTGGCGGATGCCGTTTGAGAATAGCGGCTCCGAATCCAACCTCTACTATTCCTTCGACGTGTCCGGCGTTCACGTTGTGATGCTGGGATCGTACACTGATTTCAGTGCCGGGTCGGAGCAGTACCGGTGGCTGCAGGCGGAATTGGGGAAGGTGGACCGGAGGAAGACGCCGTGGCTGGTGGCGCTGGTTCATGCGCCGTGGTATAATTCGAATACGGCTCATCAGGGCGAGAGGGAATCTGATGAGATGAAGGCCGCCATGGAAAAGTTGATCTATGGAGCTCGGGTGGATGTCGTCTTCGCCGGGCATGTTCATGCCTACGAGCGCTTC GCTCGTGTTTACAAAGGCGAATCCAACATTTGCGGCCCAGTGTACATAAACATAGGGGACGGTGGTAACCGCGAAGGCCTGGCCAACAA GTACATTGATCCGCAACCCAGAATATCAGTGGTGAGGGAAGCCAGTTTTGGGCACGGCCAGCTTCAAGTAGTGAACGCAAGCCACGCACTATGGACTTGGCACAGGAACCACGACGACGAACCAGTTGCAGCTGATTCCGCATGGCTAATCAACCTCACATCTCTTCCTTCTTGTAATTAA
- the LOC127791202 gene encoding probable purple acid phosphatase 20 isoform X2 has protein sequence MRISWITDEETPSTVRYGSSPGVYDSSANGTSSSYRYLMYQSGEIHDVVIGPLKPNTVYHYRCGSDSDPELCFKTPPAQFPINLAIVGDLGQTDWTSSTLQHISESNYDVLLLPGDLSYADMVQPLWDSFGRLVAPLASRRPLMVTQGNHEIEKIPLLHSQAFTAYNSRWRMPFENSGSESNLYYSFDVSGVHVVMLGSYTDFSAGSEQYRWLQAELGKVDRRKTPWLVALVHAPWYNSNTAHQGERESDEMKAAMEKLIYGARVDVVFAGHVHAYERFARVYKGESNICGPVYINIGDGGNREGLANKYIDPQPRISVVREASFGHGQLQVVNASHALWTWHRNHDDEPVAADSAWLINLTSLPSCN, from the exons ATGAGAATTTCGTGGATTACCGACGAAGAGACGCCGTCGACGGTGAGATACGGCTCTTCTCCCGGCGTCTATGATTCTTCAGCAAACGGGACGTCGTCGTCTTACCGTTATCTGATGTATCAGTCTGGTGAAATACACGATGTGGTGATCGGTCCATTGAAGCCAAACACAGTGTATCACTATCGCTGTGGCTCCGACTCCGACCCCGAGCTCTGCTTCAAGACGCCGCCGGCTCAATTTCCGATCAATCTAGCTATCGTCG GCGATCTAGGGCAGACAGACTGGACGAGCTCAACTCTCCAACACATTTCAGAATCAAACTACGACGTGCTACTCCTTCCCGGCGACTTGTCCTACGCCGACATGGTCCAGCCGCTGTGGGACTCCTTCGGCCGGCTGGTCGCCCCACTGGCGAGCCGCCGCCCCTTGATGGTGACTCAGGGCAACCACGAGATCGAGAAGATCCCGCTCCTCCATTCCCAAGCCTTCACAGCCTATAACTCGCGGTGGCGGATGCCGTTTGAGAATAGCGGCTCCGAATCCAACCTCTACTATTCCTTCGACGTGTCCGGCGTTCACGTTGTGATGCTGGGATCGTACACTGATTTCAGTGCCGGGTCGGAGCAGTACCGGTGGCTGCAGGCGGAATTGGGGAAGGTGGACCGGAGGAAGACGCCGTGGCTGGTGGCGCTGGTTCATGCGCCGTGGTATAATTCGAATACGGCTCATCAGGGCGAGAGGGAATCTGATGAGATGAAGGCCGCCATGGAAAAGTTGATCTATGGAGCTCGGGTGGATGTCGTCTTCGCCGGGCATGTTCATGCCTACGAGCGCTTC GCTCGTGTTTACAAAGGCGAATCCAACATTTGCGGCCCAGTGTACATAAACATAGGGGACGGTGGTAACCGCGAAGGCCTGGCCAACAA GTACATTGATCCGCAACCCAGAATATCAGTGGTGAGGGAAGCCAGTTTTGGGCACGGCCAGCTTCAAGTAGTGAACGCAAGCCACGCACTATGGACTTGGCACAGGAACCACGACGACGAACCAGTTGCAGCTGATTCCGCATGGCTAATCAACCTCACATCTCTTCCTTCTTGTAATTAA